A single window of Liolophura sinensis isolate JHLJ2023 chromosome 6, CUHK_Ljap_v2, whole genome shotgun sequence DNA harbors:
- the LOC135466261 gene encoding glutamate receptor ionotropic, kainate glr-3-like — MPYRQDVNFLQRGTIQTRGTGHKIGCHLQQEIFHQTAQHKRALLDDDLDKVEKSTIISLTNTMKSASCIPETLEERTHQGYPDLQGVQLRVITDPWPPYIIKSAHANGSYYVTGFSLDLLEEVRQLLNFTYVLEYEHDGWGQTCEDGNWSGMVGLLQRREKDLIIGALGHQPERTAVMDFSLIYDEISITMWILDPRQRPRIWLALFDMLDLAVTGLLLGTICLLSVILTLSSMTVPIGHQPESLTSCFVTKVFTLLGAILAQGSRVQQATSTGKTIIATWWMFSVVFSITYSAMLIASLSANTTQLPFDSVASMIKQTEYSYGIFGSGTEQMYFKVIPYK, encoded by the exons ATGCCATATCGTCAGGATGTGAACTTTCTGCAGCGTGGAACAATACAG aCACGTGGTACTGGCCACAAAATCGGTTGTCATTTGCAACAGGAAATTTTTCATCAAACAGCCCAGCATAAACGAGCATTGCTCGACGACGATCTGGATAAAGTGGAAAAGTCTACGATTATCAGTCTGACGAATACGATGAAAAGCGCAAGCTGTATCCCCGAGACTCTAGAAGAACGAACCCACCAGGGGTACCCGGATCTACAAGGTGTTCAGTTGAGGGTGATCACAGATCCG TGGCCACCGTACATAATCAAGAGTGCGCATGCTAATGGCAGCTATTACGTCACGGGATTCTCCCTTGATCTGCTGGAGGAAGTCAGACAGCTGCTAAACTTCAC GTATGTTCTGGAATATGAGCATGATGGTTGGGGACAAACTTGTGAAGACGGAAACTGGTCTGGCATGGTGGGGCTTCTTCAGAGACGG GAGAAAGACTTAATCATTGGGGCTTTAGGTCACCAGCCTGAACGTACCGCCGTCATGGACTTCAGTCTGATCTATGACGAGATCTCGATCACCATGTGGATACTGGATCCGCGTCAAAGACCCCGGATATGGCTGGCCTTGTTCGACATGCTGGACTTAGCAGTGACGGGACTTCTATTGGGCACCATATGCCTGTTATCTGTCATCCTTACCCTCTCCTCTATGACTGTGCCTATCGGACATCAACCGGAGTCCCTGACAAGTTGCTTTGTTACCAAAGTGTTCACACTGCTGGGAGCGATTCTTGCGCAAG GATCTCGAGTTCAACAAGCGACTTCAACAGGAAAAACGATTATAGCTACCTGGTGGATGTTTTCTGTGGTGTTCTCCATCACTTATAGTGCCATGTTGATTGCCTCCCTCAGTGCCAACACCACGCAGCTTCCGTTTGATAGTGTGGCATCCATGATAAAGCAGACGGAATACTCTTATGGTATTTTTGGATCTGGAACTGAACAAATGTATTTCAAGGTAATACcatataaataa
- the LOC135466259 gene encoding patched domain-containing protein 3-like, with amino-acid sequence MYLKVDAAFGRAFAWYGEKVGRYPWVFILGCILVNGLLGIGLLRLTVSNDMQRLYTPENSRSTQDKKVIEELFVDRSGDAYFGYQKTNDGRFADLYVKSKDGANVLSDAVYYDLIELNSHITNMTVTDPATDKIYTYEDVCARRFGECVVDGWPFLSPVFRAAYNAGNVTYPFFLSPALGPINLKRLLAGVRNSSKYGIEAEYLKLKYPFRHDTVKLANMSSQFELAYLELMSNISTNFDNVELAYAMSVSLDKELDANTDGDVRMFSFTFALMITYASFVSSGGNCVSSRAHLARAGVLAVLMAILGAFGLVSACGVPFTNIVGIMPFLILGIGIDDTFVMMAGWLNSEYDEDIPRRLGATLRTSGMAITLTSLTDFVAMVVGIISVFPSIRMFCVYTGVAVLLCYLNHVTFFAGCIALHGKREKANRHCLTCLTVPQFDKMRESGASGCKVCLCAGAPAKTREASESICERGPRSVLPKFILLRPVKAFIVLVFMGYLGVSIWGVYNLQQKLLLENLVSPTSHYLNYSQWMNQHYESRFLVGLYVTDEVDYRQKSTQEELSRVVHAIRKDDSFNDIFYLSWLEEYKRSPFYDDSSEKAFISSLRDNFLLYVPRFINDIVFNPDKSKIIASRTYVQTENVKHNLEQGRSMLWAREKADSASFNIIAYVPWYIYFEQYVAVLPNTLLTVGVAVASMFVISVIFMPHPLVVIYITLAISSILAGVIGFMHWWGLTLSSITMIHLVMSVGFSVDYCAHICHAYMQAEAAGRHARVATALGRMGGPILNGAVSSVLGILMLAGSQSYIFSSFFRIMILVHCFGFLHALFFLPVLLSCIGPMPTGRGVNIDKIRVVPPLPEKNKNKGFNRPPPDDGMPQLTASKGLDDNFTRMKADTPASSDAPVNGGLSVNGRTAVNGGTSSEPSGSH; translated from the exons ATGTACCTAAAAGTGGACGCCGCGTTTGGCCGTGCTTTTGCCTGGTATGGCGAGAAAGTGGGACGATATCCTTGGGTGTTCATCTTGGGTTGTATTCTTGTCAATGGCCTCCTGGGGATAGGCTTGCTCCGGCTGACGGTTTCCAATGACATGCAGAGGCTCTACACACCAGAAAACAGTCGTTCTACCCAGGACAAAAAAGTAATAGAGGAACTATTTGTCGACCGCAGTGGTGACGCTTACTTCGGTTACCAGAAAACGAACGATGGGAGATTTGCGGATTTGTACGTCAAGTCAAAGGACGGTGCCAATGTGTTGTCGGATGCAGTTTATTATGATCTGATAGAGCTCAATTCTCATATCACTAACATGACGGTGACGGACCCTGCAACTGACAAGATCTACACGTACGAGGATGTGTGTGCGAGGCGGTTTGGGGAATGTGTCGTTGATGGTTGGCCCTTCCTCTCTCCCGTCTTCCGTGCTGCTTACAATGCTGGTAATGTTACATATCCCTTCTTCCTGTCTCCGGCACTGGGGCCAATTAATCTAAAGCGACTGCTTGCTGGAGTGAGAAACAGTTCTAAGTATGGTATCGAAGCGGAATACTTGAAACTAAAGTATCCATTCCGTCATGACACTGTGAAGTTAGCCAATATGTCGAGCCAGTTTGAACTCGCCTATCTGGAGTTGATGAGTAATATTAGCACAAACTTCGACAACGTGGAACTGGCTTACGCCATGTCGGTGTCTCTTGACAAGGAGCTAGACGCCAACACGGACGGGGACGTGAGAATGTTCTCCTTTACCTTTGCTCTTATGATAACGTATGCGTCTTTCGTGTCCTCTGGCGGTAACTGTGTGTCCTCAAGGGCTCACTTAGCCAGGGCCGGGGTTCTAGCTGTACTAATGGCCATCCTTGGAGCCTTCGGGCTTGTCAGCGCATGCGGAGTGCCATTCACCAACATTGTTGGCATCATGCCCTTTCTCATCCTTG GTATTGGTATTGATGACACATTTGTGATGATGGCGGGTTGGCTAAACAGCGAGTATGACGAGGACATTCCCCGGAGGTTGGGGGCTACCCTTAGAACCAGCGGCATGGCCATCACTCTCACCTCTCTCACTGACTTCGTGGCCATGGTTGTCGGCATCATTAGTGTCTTCCCCAGCATCAGGATGTTCTGTGTGTACACAG GCGTAGCCGTCCTGTTGTGCTACCTCAACCACGTGACCTTTTTCGCCGGATGTATTGCTCTTCACGGGAAGCGAGAGAAGGCGAATCGGCATTGTCTTACCTGTTTGACCGTGCCACAGTTCGACAAGATGAGAGAAAGTGGAGCGTCGGGTTGCAAAGTGTGCTTGTGTGCTGGCGCTCCGGCCAAAACAAGGGAGGCTAGCGAGTCAATATGTGAAAGGGGACCGCGTTCTGTGCTGCCCAAATTCATCCTTCTGAGGCCCGTTAAAGCTTTCATTGTCTTGGTATTTATGGGTTACCTCGGGGTGTCTATCTGGGGCGTGTACAACCTCCAACAGAAACTACTGCTAGAAAACTTGGTGAGCCCCACCTCCCACTACCTTAACTACAGTCAGTGGATGAACCAGCATTATGAGTCCAGGTTTTTGGTGGGTTTGTACGTGACAGACGAAGTGGATTACCGACAGAAGAGTACACAAGAGGAGTTATCTAGGGTGGTTCACGCCATCAGGAAGGACGACAGCTTCAACGACATCTTCTACTTGTCATGGTTGGAGGAATACAAGAGATCACCGTTTTACGATGACTCCTCTGAAAAAGCCTTCATCTCGAGTTTGAGAGACAACTTTCTTCTCTATGTTCCTAGATTCATAAATGACATCGTATTCAACCCAGATAAATCAAAAATTATCGCTTCACGCACCTACGTCCAGACGGAAAATGTGAAGCACAACTTAGAACAAGGGAGAAGCATGTTGTGGGCCAGGGAGAAGGCAGACTCAGCCAGCTTCAATATCATCGCCTACGTGCCATGGTATATATATTTCGAGCAATACGTGGCGGTGCTGCCCAACACACTTTTAACTGTAGGTGTCGCCGTCGCCTCCATGTTTGTGATTTCCGTTATCTTCATGCCCCATCCCCTAGTGGTGATCTACATAACTCTGGCCATTTCCTCCATTTTGGCGGGTGTGATAGGCTTCATGCACTGGTGGGGCTTAACCCTCAGTTCCATTACGATGATCCATCTGGTGATGTCCGTGGGCTTCTCCGTGGATTACTGCGCTCACATTTGTCATGCGTACATGCAAGCGGAAGCGGCAGGACGACACGCGCGCGTGGCCACCGCACTGGGCCGGATGGGAGGCCCCATCCTGAACGGTGCCGTGTCCTCGGTGCTGGGCATCCTTATGTTGGCTGGATCTCAATCCTACATCTTCAGCTCCTTTTTCAGGATAATGATTTTGGTTCACTGTTTCGGTTTCCTTCACGCGCTTTTCTTCCTGCCGGTCCTGCTCTCCTGCATTGGGCCTATGCCGACTGGTCGAGGTGTCAATATAGACAAGATTCGTGTGGTGCCACCTCTGCCTGAGAAGAACAAGAATAAAGGCTTTAATCGTCCTCCTCCTGATGATGGCATGCCACAACTCACGGCCAGTAAAGGTTTGGACGACAATTTTACGCGTATGAAAGCTGACACCCCTGCTAGTAGTGATGCCCCAGTTAATGGAGGATTGTCAGTTAATGGAAGAACTGCAGTCAATGGTGGAACCTCATCTGAGCCCAGTGGGTCTCATTAG